The following proteins come from a genomic window of Musa acuminata AAA Group cultivar baxijiao chromosome BXJ1-7, Cavendish_Baxijiao_AAA, whole genome shotgun sequence:
- the LOC135680159 gene encoding histidine-containing phosphotransfer protein 1-like has translation MELHKLRRVYIEFAEIVFREGFLDNQYTQLQQLQDESEPKFVLQVGTLFLEDSEKLLNELRSILDQQDVDFEKLDAFVCKLTGSSASIGAKRVKDVCMAFHDCCKKGSKEGCLKCLQQLAAEYRLVKRKLETLFKLETQILAAGGSVPLLSQ, from the coding sequence ATGGAGTTGCATAAATTGAGAAGGGTATACATTGAGTTCGCAGAGATTGTCTTCCGTGAGGGGTTTCTGGACAATCAGTACACACAGTTGCAGCAGCTGCAGGATGAGAGCGAACCTAAGTTTGTTCTTCAGGTCGGGACTCTTTTCCTTGAAGACTCTGAGAAGCTCCTCAATGAACTACGCTCTATCCTAGATCAGCAGGACGTGGACTTCGAGAAATTGGATgcctttgtctgcaagttgacagGCAGCAGTGCCAGCATAGGTGCTAAAAGAGTCAAAGATGTGTGCATGGCCTTTCACGACTGCTGTAAGAAGGGGAGCAAAGAAGGTTGCCTCAAATGTCTGCAGCAACTGGCGGCGGAGTATCGCCTGGTGAAGCGCAAGCTGGAAACTCTGTTCAAGCTGGAGACGCAGATTCTGGCTGCTGGTGGATCAGTCCCATTGTTGTCGCAGTAG
- the LOC135678821 gene encoding uncharacterized protein LOC135678821: MNRPRGFTLLAVVPLLLVVAGAIESPQYTVVHSESDFEVRLYRESVWMSAPTDEISFEKATKFGFHRLFQYIQGANLNSSRIRMTAPVLTSIVPGAGPLHSSAYFVRFYIPVKFQASPPVPLPELNLHSDRWGSHCIAVRQFSGFARDSNVIKEAEKLAISLSQSSWANLTEFSDKNAYSIAQYNSPFHFIGRVNEVWVDVGGSEVPGCESSHAYTY, encoded by the exons ATGAATCGGCCCCGCGGCTTCACCCTCCTCGCGGTCGTCCCTCTTTTGTTGGTCGTCGCCGGTGCGATCGAGTCGCCCCAGTACACCGTCGTACACTCCGAGTCGGACTTCGAGGTGCGGTTGTACAGGGAGTCGGTGTGGATGTCCGCTCCCACCGACGAGATTTCGTTCGAGAAAGCCACCAAATTCGGTTTCCACCG ATTATTTCAGTACATCCAAGGAGCTAATCTAAATTCCTCGAGGATCAGAATGACTGCCCCAGTCTTAACAAGCATTGTTCCAGGCGCTGGCCCTCTTCACTCTTCAGCCTACTTTGTGCGGTTCTATATACCAGTGAAGTTCCAGGCATCCCCTCCTGTTCCTCTCCCTGAGTTAAACCTCCATTCTGATAGATGGGGAAGTCACTGCATCGCAGTGAGACAGTTTTCTGGTTTTGCTCGAGATAGCAATGTTATAAAGGAGGCAGAGAAACTTGCTATCAGCTTGAGTCAATCTTCCTGGGCCAATCTGACTGAATTTTCCGACAAGAACGCATACTCTATCGCCCAATACAATTCCCCATTTCACTTCATCGGTCGGGTCAATGAGGTTTGGGTAGATGTTGGTGGATCTGAAGTACCAGGTTGTGAATCAAGTCATGCCTATACATACTAA